From one Bombyx mori chromosome 5, ASM3026992v2 genomic stretch:
- the LOC101737971 gene encoding uncharacterized protein LOC101737971 → MKTCGNISFVPEDFVFDVRLSVNNNTVVRRRVSASDPPPICFNPRRAPFVRVCAEISNIRIRNRNAFACLEINADIGGFTIYSASFRCFSLGSKGLQTGLKPKPVSSGPTPVSLFGNSNNEDEGGFLENAAGAVFGGDEGGLFGGSDGLFGGGNDEGPLDTIGDAIGDFFDGRKID, encoded by the exons ATGAAGACCTGTGGTAATATTTCATTTGTACCTGAAGATTTTGTTTTCGACGTAAGACTGagtgttaataataatacagtggTTCGACGCCGTGTATCAG CTAGTGATCCTCCACCTATTTGTTTTAATCCAAGAAGAGCACCTTTCGTCCGTGTTTGTGCAGAAATTTCAAATATTCGCATTAGAAACAGGAATGCGTTCGCTTGCCTTGAAATAAATGCTGATATTGGCGGGTTTACAATTTATTCAGCCTCATTTCGATGCTTTAG cctTGGGTCTAAAGGTCTACAAACAGGTCTAAAACCTAAGCCTGTTTCATCAGGTCCTACTCCGGTTAGCTTATTTGGAAACAGTAACAACGAAGATGAAGGAGGTTTTCTAGAAAACGCAGCAGGAGCTGTTTTTGGTGGTGATGAAGGTGGTCTTTTTGGTGGTTCAGATGGATTATTTGGTGGTGGGAACGATGAAGGACCATTAGATACTATCGGAGATGCCATAGGTGATTTTTTCGATGGACGAAAAATTGATTAG
- the LOC110386264 gene encoding uncharacterized protein LOC110386264, which translates to MLYLTIFFGIISIAIDTAETAVLEVENKNITENGNIDVLRAAVLKSIFQHNGTVILRGRQNVNGSLSDSRRCSCVLGVCKCCTGYIMDLLNQKACMKVTYHPGDFAFDVAMSMNNRILYENSLSGKNPKPICIHPPRLTNLRVCAKFYNVFFPGRNFHFCLAMTGQWRSVELFNMAFDCLRMGANGLAMVKPDENGGIPIPDPHGGVDAVIDAGEDNIEEYDDNVVRSLLDDIFDDDDDER; encoded by the exons ATGTTATACTTAACTATATTTTTTGGTATTATCAGTATAGCCATAGACACAGCAGAGACAG CAGTTTTAGAAGTTGAAAACAAGAACATTACTGAAAATGGAAACATCGATGTGCTTAGAGCGGCAGTGCTTAAAAGCATTTTTCAGCATAATGGCACAGTCATTTTAAGAGGTCGACAAAATGTAAACGGGAGTTTAAGCGATTCACGACGTTGTTCCTGTGTTCTGGGTGTTTGCAAATGTTGTACGGGGTACATAATGGATTTATTGAATCAAAAAGCATGTATGAAAGTGACATATCATCCTGGAGACTTCGCGTTTGATGTTGCCATGTCAATGAATAATAGGATTCTGTATGAAAATTCTTTGTCAG gTAAAAATCCAAAACCTATTTGCATTCATCCTCCGAGGCTAACAAATTTGAGAGTGTGTGCAAAATTTTACAACGTTTTCTTCCCCGGAAGAAACTTTCACTTTTGTCTAGCGATGACAGGACAATGGAGGTCGGTCGAGCTCTTTAACATGGCGTTTGATTGTTTGAG AATGGGTGCAAACGGCTTAGCTATGGTAAAACCTGATGAAAATGGAGGCATACCTATACCAGATCCTCATGGAGGTGTAGACGCCGTCATTGACGCAGGAGAAGATAACATCGAAGAATACGACGATAATGTAGTACGATCGCTCCTAGACGATATatttgatgatgatgacgatgaacGCTAA
- the LOC105842467 gene encoding uncharacterized protein LOC105842467: MEWKMIVFLLLPCCFLLISGNTLKKSRQIFKSSRIDNTMEVSDFSVYYDIDTNETIRKMMPRPWYQPGWLLRFPFRGGKCVCEELKCTCCTGVRIPAFNFDRRTCAILTYEPTETMIDLEVKMNNETVLRNSYSARNPPPFCVPIPVPYLPPGLVDMCVRLFDIKIVDQKLHVCMDMDTRIDKAPVVVLHFDCMDMGFNGVGLSKPSGSTNISPGLVEGASSSTESTQVAYDIFDPITDTQPTTEAMFTNTVKYI, from the exons ATGGAATGGAAAATGATagtatttttacttttaccatgttgttttcttttaatttctg gaaatacattaaaaaagaGTAGACAAATTTTCAAAAGCAGTAGAATAGATAATACAATGGAAGTATCCGATTTTTCAGTATACTACGATATTGACACTAATGag acCATAAGAAAAATGATGCCACGTCCTTGGTATCAACCTGGTTGGTTACTTCGTTTTCCATTCCGGGGTGGAAAGTGCGTCTGCGAAGAATTAAAATGCACTTGCTGTACCGGAGTACGGATTCCCGCCTTTAATTTTGACAGGCGAA CATGTGCGATATTGACATACGAGCCAACGGAAACAATGATCGACTTGGAGGTTAAGATGAACAACGAAACTGTTTTAAGAAACTCTTATTCAG CCCGCAATCCACCACCTTTTTGCGTGCCGATTCCAGTACCATACCTACCTCCTGGCTTAGTAGATATGTGTGTGCGGCTTTTTGATATAAAAATCGTGGATCAAAAACTGCACGTTTGTATGGATATGGACACCAGGATAGACAAGGCACCAGTTGTT gtGCTACATTTCGATTGTATGGACATGGGATTTAACGGCGTTGGTCTATCAAAGCCCAGTGGCAGCACTAACATATCACCTGGTTTGGTTGAAGGTGCATCTAGCAGCACTGAGTCAACCCAAGTAGCCTACGATATTTTCGATCCTATTACCGATACTCAACCCACCACGGAAGCAATGTTTACTAacacagtaaaatatatttag
- the LOC101737838 gene encoding N-alpha-acetyltransferase 35, NatC auxiliary subunit isoform X1 yields the protein MSDNNDEYYGDGAMEPLAAAPEVTYNWVDVTSDFFKYIKDLQLGELLHDGLLFGLFEAMSAIEMMDPKMDAGMMCNRGTPKPLNFHQAVAADKLKIDNIEPNELIGIIDATMACIVSWLEGHSLAQTVFTNLYLHQPHSINNKILKAFCIAVYKLLDCIRDCINQAQVFEEEDFQPMGYGYYLGSNPQSGHTYDASLEVTESKCISLLREQEEELNKKTKNTEAEANILWTALAARIRFTRMFYQALLLITKRDSKSGADCVALLNGCSEMMKVIIKTSGKGTQPVENSDSPNPMGFEPMINQRLLPPTFPRYTRIKPRIEALQYFDELVSRLRHAWKITSCTNFHTAVDFFMEFSRQRACILSRSALQLLYLSPSPATTAATAQTVPSGVPRPHHIFIEILRDSIKNFVNPPVLINKPMMPGTPQAREVVETFLTRCVRPFAVLLQVCGHNRARQRDKLVLLLDEFATLQEEAESVDAITSGSMGTGDCPCFSTWVLYHVLRVMIAYLLSGLELELYSVHEYHYIFWYLYEFLYGWLVSALGRAEGLANETTKRIEGKRAGVRKQKKRTRPYAREGLMCQVMQNMCGGYYKALVAFKLQGKIRQPQSEFDNEAVRYKHRFAPLSGLSPPQVHYHEFCEMTQPLQYENPVILYLGGYKHFQQARSLLETITVPDQEVQDLLKVAKTNFVVLKLLAGGHKADTTTSPEFDFSVHRHFPIIKLV from the exons ATGAGCGATAATAATGATGAATATTATGGTGACGG AGCAATGGAGCCTCTGGCTGCTGCTCCTGAAGTGACCTACAACTGGGTCGATGTAACATCTGATttctttaaatacataaaag ATCTGCAGTTAGGAGAGTTACTTCATGATGGACTCCTTTTTGGACTCTTTGAAGCAATGTCAGCTATAGAGATGATGGACCCGAAAATGGATGCAGGAATGATGTGTAATCGTGGTACTCCGAAACCATTAAATTTCCATCAAGCTGTTGCA gcCGACAAGTTGAAGATTGATAACATAGAACCTAATGAACTGATTGGAATCATAGATGCAACAATGGCATGTATTGTTTCCTGGTTGGAAGGACATTCTCTTGCTCAGACCGTTTTTACTAATCTGTACCTACATCAGCCACATtcaataaacaacaaaattttGAAGGCATTCTGTATAGCAGTTTACAAACTGTTGGATTGCATAAGAGATTGTATTAACCA AGCTCAAGTATTTGAAGAAGAAGATTTTCAGCCAATGGGATATGGGTATTATTTAGGCTCAAATCCACAGTCAGGTCATACTTACGACGCCAGTCTGGAAGTTACTGAGTCCAAATGTATTTCATTACTCAGAGAGCAGGAAGaagaactaaacaaaaaaactaagaatACTGAAGCTGAG GCAAATATCCTTTGGACAGCACTAGCGGCCAGAATAAGATTCACTAGAATGTTCTACCAAGCTCTTCTATTGATAACAAAGCGTGATTCGAAGTCGGGAGCCGACTGCGTCGCCCTGTTGAACGGTTGTTCGGAAATGATGAAAGTTATCATTAAAACTTCAGGCAAAGGAACGCAGCCTGTGGAGAACT ccGATTCGCCGAACCCAATGGGATTTGAGCCAATGATAAACCAGCGTCTCCTCCCTCCGACGTTTCCGCGGTACACCCGCATCAAACCAAGAATAGAAGCTCTTCAGTATTTCGACGAGCTCGTTTCGAGACTCCGTCACGCTTGGAAGATCACCTCCTGCACTAACTTCCACACGGCAGTG GATTTCTTCATGGAATTCAGCCGTCAGCGCGCTTGTATTTTATCGAGATCTGCACTACAGCTACTGTATCTGAGTCCGTCTCCGGCGACGACGGCCGCCACTGCGCAAACCGTTCCCTCGGGAGTTCCTCGGCCCCACCACATCTTCATTGAGATCCTCAGAGATTCGATCAAGAATTTCGTTAATCCACcggttttaattaataaaccaATGATGCCAGGCACTCCGCAG GCGCGAGAAGTTGTCGAGACTTTTTTGACGAGATGCGTTCGTCCGTTCGCCGTGTTGCTGCAAGTGTGCGGACACAACCGCGCCAGGCAGCGGGATAAGCTGGTGCTCTTGCTCGATGAATTCGCTACTTTGCAAGAAGAG GCGGAGAGCGTGGACGCGATAACGAGTGGCAGCATGGGTACTGGAGATTGTCCGTGCTTCAGCACTTGGGTTCTGTACCACGTGCTGCGTGTAATGATCGCGTATCTACTCTCCGGCTTAGAACTGGAACTGTACTCTGTACATGaatatcattatattttctG GTATCTGTACGAGTTTCTGTACGGCTGGCTGGTGTCGGCCCTGGGACGAGCTGAAGGCCTGGCCAACGAGACCACCAAGAGAATAGAAGGCAAACGTGCCGGTGTACGGAAACAGAAGAAACGCACGCGCCCTTACGCGAGGGAGGGACTCATGTGTCAAGTCATGCAGAACATGTGCGGGGGATATTATAAG GCGTTAGTCGCTTTCAAGCTGCAAGGGAAGATCCGTCAGCCGCAGTCCGAGTTCGACAACGAAGCGGTCCGGTACAAGCACCGGTTCGCGCCGCTCTCCGGCCTGAGTCCGCCCCAAGTCCACTACCACGAGTTCTGCGAGATGACGCAGCCGCTGCA GTACGAGAACCCTGTGATTCTGTATCTCGGTGGCTACAAACATTTTCAACAAGCTCGTTCCTTATTGGAAACTATAACCGTTCCCGATCAAgag gtGCAAGATCTGCTCAAAGTTGCCAAAACAAATTTTGTCGTTTTAAAACTATTAGCGGGAGGACACAAAGCCGACACAACTACATCGCCCGAGTTTGATTTCTCTGTACATAGACACTTTCCTATTATCAAATTAGTTtga
- the LOC101737838 gene encoding N-alpha-acetyltransferase 35, NatC auxiliary subunit isoform X2 — translation MEPLAAAPEVTYNWVDVTSDFFKYIKDLQLGELLHDGLLFGLFEAMSAIEMMDPKMDAGMMCNRGTPKPLNFHQAVAADKLKIDNIEPNELIGIIDATMACIVSWLEGHSLAQTVFTNLYLHQPHSINNKILKAFCIAVYKLLDCIRDCINQAQVFEEEDFQPMGYGYYLGSNPQSGHTYDASLEVTESKCISLLREQEEELNKKTKNTEAEANILWTALAARIRFTRMFYQALLLITKRDSKSGADCVALLNGCSEMMKVIIKTSGKGTQPVENSDSPNPMGFEPMINQRLLPPTFPRYTRIKPRIEALQYFDELVSRLRHAWKITSCTNFHTAVDFFMEFSRQRACILSRSALQLLYLSPSPATTAATAQTVPSGVPRPHHIFIEILRDSIKNFVNPPVLINKPMMPGTPQAREVVETFLTRCVRPFAVLLQVCGHNRARQRDKLVLLLDEFATLQEEAESVDAITSGSMGTGDCPCFSTWVLYHVLRVMIAYLLSGLELELYSVHEYHYIFWYLYEFLYGWLVSALGRAEGLANETTKRIEGKRAGVRKQKKRTRPYAREGLMCQVMQNMCGGYYKALVAFKLQGKIRQPQSEFDNEAVRYKHRFAPLSGLSPPQVHYHEFCEMTQPLQYENPVILYLGGYKHFQQARSLLETITVPDQEVQDLLKVAKTNFVVLKLLAGGHKADTTTSPEFDFSVHRHFPIIKLV, via the exons ATGGAGCCTCTGGCTGCTGCTCCTGAAGTGACCTACAACTGGGTCGATGTAACATCTGATttctttaaatacataaaag ATCTGCAGTTAGGAGAGTTACTTCATGATGGACTCCTTTTTGGACTCTTTGAAGCAATGTCAGCTATAGAGATGATGGACCCGAAAATGGATGCAGGAATGATGTGTAATCGTGGTACTCCGAAACCATTAAATTTCCATCAAGCTGTTGCA gcCGACAAGTTGAAGATTGATAACATAGAACCTAATGAACTGATTGGAATCATAGATGCAACAATGGCATGTATTGTTTCCTGGTTGGAAGGACATTCTCTTGCTCAGACCGTTTTTACTAATCTGTACCTACATCAGCCACATtcaataaacaacaaaattttGAAGGCATTCTGTATAGCAGTTTACAAACTGTTGGATTGCATAAGAGATTGTATTAACCA AGCTCAAGTATTTGAAGAAGAAGATTTTCAGCCAATGGGATATGGGTATTATTTAGGCTCAAATCCACAGTCAGGTCATACTTACGACGCCAGTCTGGAAGTTACTGAGTCCAAATGTATTTCATTACTCAGAGAGCAGGAAGaagaactaaacaaaaaaactaagaatACTGAAGCTGAG GCAAATATCCTTTGGACAGCACTAGCGGCCAGAATAAGATTCACTAGAATGTTCTACCAAGCTCTTCTATTGATAACAAAGCGTGATTCGAAGTCGGGAGCCGACTGCGTCGCCCTGTTGAACGGTTGTTCGGAAATGATGAAAGTTATCATTAAAACTTCAGGCAAAGGAACGCAGCCTGTGGAGAACT ccGATTCGCCGAACCCAATGGGATTTGAGCCAATGATAAACCAGCGTCTCCTCCCTCCGACGTTTCCGCGGTACACCCGCATCAAACCAAGAATAGAAGCTCTTCAGTATTTCGACGAGCTCGTTTCGAGACTCCGTCACGCTTGGAAGATCACCTCCTGCACTAACTTCCACACGGCAGTG GATTTCTTCATGGAATTCAGCCGTCAGCGCGCTTGTATTTTATCGAGATCTGCACTACAGCTACTGTATCTGAGTCCGTCTCCGGCGACGACGGCCGCCACTGCGCAAACCGTTCCCTCGGGAGTTCCTCGGCCCCACCACATCTTCATTGAGATCCTCAGAGATTCGATCAAGAATTTCGTTAATCCACcggttttaattaataaaccaATGATGCCAGGCACTCCGCAG GCGCGAGAAGTTGTCGAGACTTTTTTGACGAGATGCGTTCGTCCGTTCGCCGTGTTGCTGCAAGTGTGCGGACACAACCGCGCCAGGCAGCGGGATAAGCTGGTGCTCTTGCTCGATGAATTCGCTACTTTGCAAGAAGAG GCGGAGAGCGTGGACGCGATAACGAGTGGCAGCATGGGTACTGGAGATTGTCCGTGCTTCAGCACTTGGGTTCTGTACCACGTGCTGCGTGTAATGATCGCGTATCTACTCTCCGGCTTAGAACTGGAACTGTACTCTGTACATGaatatcattatattttctG GTATCTGTACGAGTTTCTGTACGGCTGGCTGGTGTCGGCCCTGGGACGAGCTGAAGGCCTGGCCAACGAGACCACCAAGAGAATAGAAGGCAAACGTGCCGGTGTACGGAAACAGAAGAAACGCACGCGCCCTTACGCGAGGGAGGGACTCATGTGTCAAGTCATGCAGAACATGTGCGGGGGATATTATAAG GCGTTAGTCGCTTTCAAGCTGCAAGGGAAGATCCGTCAGCCGCAGTCCGAGTTCGACAACGAAGCGGTCCGGTACAAGCACCGGTTCGCGCCGCTCTCCGGCCTGAGTCCGCCCCAAGTCCACTACCACGAGTTCTGCGAGATGACGCAGCCGCTGCA GTACGAGAACCCTGTGATTCTGTATCTCGGTGGCTACAAACATTTTCAACAAGCTCGTTCCTTATTGGAAACTATAACCGTTCCCGATCAAgag gtGCAAGATCTGCTCAAAGTTGCCAAAACAAATTTTGTCGTTTTAAAACTATTAGCGGGAGGACACAAAGCCGACACAACTACATCGCCCGAGTTTGATTTCTCTGTACATAGACACTTTCCTATTATCAAATTAGTTtga
- the LOC105842451 gene encoding uncharacterized protein LOC105842451 — translation MTEEPECQLRRRRSSATSNIQLNLDVGYQVSEGQPAEDTPSPSTAKVLAKRSSSAAFMEFKNKQQSFDIQIEECEEEEILVDSEDEEENTVSGINRSLTPVPIQDFAANVVYTEGPQATDFLRVKTTEGDCYTDVSDADTEEEEE, via the exons ATGACAGAGGAACCAGAATGTCAGTTGCGTAGAAGGCGTTCGTCTGCTACTTCAAACATTCAATTAAATTTGGACGTGGGCTATCAAGTCAGTGAAGGTCAGCCCGCTGAAGATACGCCATCTCCGAGCACTGCTAAAGTATTAGCAAAGAGATCCTCATCAGCGGCTTTTATGGAGTTTAAGAATAAGCAGCAGTCTTTTGATATCCAG ATCGAAGAATGTGAGGAGGAAGAAATTCTAGTGGATtcagaagacgaagaagaaaaCACCGTTTCTGGAATAAACCGGTCTCTCACACCAGTTCCCATACAAGACTTCGCCGCTAACGTCGTTTATACAGAAG gCCCTCAAGCTACTGATTTCTTGAGAGTGAAGACAACTGAAGGCGATTGCTACACTGATGTATCAGATGCAGAcaccgaagaagaagaagaatga